GGCTACGGCAGCCGCATGAGCAACGACAGCGAAATTCCGTCGAGCTACTACTTCAACCTGGCGACCTGGCACACGATCAACCAGGCCTACACCAAGAAAACCTGGACCCAGCTGGCCGACGTCGTGCGCGACGCGCGCGAGCCGGAAAAGGTCGGCCGCCTGCAGCGCCTGATCGACGAGCGCGCCGGCCACTGGCTCGCGCTCAAGGTGGAGGAGGGCAAGATCGCCCTGTCCGGCTCGGCCAGCGCCAGCATCGAGCTCGATCGCCTGTCGCCGCCCGAAACGCTGGCCTTGCAGCGCCATGAGTTCGAGGCCGCAACCGCCCACCTGCTCGACAGCGTGGACCAGACCGTGCTGAAACTGCTGGCAGACGCCGGTGTGGCGGCCGGCGAGGTCGACACCGTGTTCTTCACCGGCGGCTCGAGCGGCGTGATTGCGCTGCGCGCGCGCATAGGCGCCTTGCTGCCGGCCGCGCGCAAGGTCGAAGGCGACCTGTTCGGCTCGATCGGCGCCGGCCTGGCGATCGACGCCGCCCGCAAATTCGGCCCGGGTGGCGCATGAGCGTGTTCGACCGTCCAATCGTCATGCTCGACTTCGAGACCACCGGCCTGTCGCCGGCCATGGGCGACCGCATCACCGAAGTGGCGGCGCTGCGCATCGTCGGCGGGCGCGTCACCGAGCGCTATGTCTCGCTGATCAATTGCAATGCGCGCATTCCGTCCTTCATCACGTCGCTCACCGGCATCAGCCAGGAGATGGTGGACAACGCACCGCCGGTGTGCCGGGTGGTGCCCGAGCTGCTCGACTTCATCGGCAGCGACACCTTGTCGGCCCACAATGCCAGCTTCGACGAGAAATTCCTGAAGGCGGAGGCCGAGCGCCTCGACCTGGCGCCGGCCCACCAGGCGCTGGTGTGCTCGCTGAAGCTGTCGCGCCGCCTGTTCCCGGGCTTGCCCAGCTACAAGCTCGGGGCCCTGTCGCGCCAGCTGGGCATCCAGTTCCGCAGCGCGGCCCACCGCGCCGAGGCCGATGCCGAGGTCAGCGCCGAACTGCTGAACCACATCGCGCGCCACCTCGGCAAGTCGGTCGGCGTGCCGCAGGTCGAGTCGGCGCTGCTGGTGTCGGTCAACAAACTCGCCGCCGCGAAAGTGCCGGCCTTCCTCGATAAATACGCGCAAGCAAAAAAAACGACACCAGCGGACTGATCGCATTACAATACCGGCATCATGACCCGCCGATCCATTGTCCGAGTGCTGCTGTCGCTGCTGCTGCTGATGTCGCAGCAGATGGCGATGTCGCACGCGATGACGCACTGGGCCGGCGCGGCGCGCGTGCACCACGTCGCCACGGAGGCGAGCGGCGTGTCGTCCGCCTTCGCCCAGGACCAGACTTGCGAGCAATGCCTCGCCTTCGCCCAGATCGCCGGCGCTGTCGGCTGCGACACCCGCAGCTTTGCGCCGGACGGCACCGCCACCTGCGCCCTCGGCGCCAGTCCCACCCAGCCCGGCTGCGAGCGCACCGTCTGCGTGTTCCAGTCGCGCGCGCCACCTTCCTTCGCCTAGACACAGCCCGTTTCCCGGTCGCCGCGCGCGTTGTCGCGCCGCGCCTCGCTGTTCTCTGTTTGCAAGGAATTAACATGTTGAAGACCACCGTACTCGGTGCGGCGCTGGCTGCCGCACTGGCGTCGCCACTGGCCGCATCGGCCGCCGACGACAAGGAACTGGCCGCCATCCGCGCCCAGATCAAGGAAATGAAGGAATCGTACGAGGCGCGCCTGCAGGCTCTCGAACAACGCCTGCAGGACGCGCAGGCCGCCGCGGCCCAGGCGCAGAATGCGGCGCTGGCGGCGCAAACCCCGGCGCCGGCCCCGGCGCCCGTCGCAGCCGCCCCGGCCGCCCCGGCCGCCGCCAATGCGTTCAATCCGAACATCTCGCTGGTGCTCGGCGGCACCTACGCCAACCTGTCGCAGGATCCCGAGAAGTATCGCCTGCAGGGCTTTGTGCCGCCGGTGGGCGAAGTTGGCCCCGGCAAGCGCGGCTTCAACCTGGGCGAATCGGAACTGACCTTCGCCGCCAATATCGACCCGATGTTCTCCGGCCAGCTGACCTTCGCCTTGTCGGGCGAGGACACGGTCGGCGTCGAGGAGGCCTTTGTCCAGACCCGCGCGATCGCCAACGGCATCAACCTGAAGGCGGGCCGTTTCCTGTCCTCGATCGGCTACCTGAACAGCCAGCACGCCCACACCTGGGACTTCGTCGATGCGCCGCTGGCCTACCAGGCCTTCCTCGGCGGCCAGTACAAGCCCGACGGACTGCAGGCCAAGTGGCTGGCGCCGACCGACACCCTGGTCGAAATCGGCGCCGAACTGGGCAATGGCGGCAGCTTCCCCGGCAATGCGCGCAACAAGAACGGCGCCGGCGCGGGCGCGCTGTACGCCCACGTGGGCGACGACATCGGCGACTCGGCCAGCTGGCGCGCCGGCCTGTCGCTGCTGCGCACCGGTGCGGCCAACCGCGAATTCGACAACATGGGCGAGGCCGCCGCGTTCTCGGGCAGTTCGCGCATGGTCGTCGCCGACGCCATCTACAAATGGGCGCCGAACGGCAACCCGACCCAGCGCAACCTCAAGCTGCAGGGCGAATACTTCCGCCGCAAGGAATCCGGCGAGCTGGCGGCGGCCTCCGCCGTGAGCGGCTACGACAGCACGCAGTCGGGCTGGTACCTGCAGGGCGTGTTCCAGTTCATCCCGAACTGGCGCGCGGGCCTGCGCTACGACCGCCTAGATTCCGGCACGCCGGCGCCGGGCACGGCTGCCAGCTTCCCCCTGCTGTCGGCCTATTCGCCCAAGCGCACCAGCGCGATGGTCGACTACAGCCCCTCGGAATTTTCACGCCTGCGCCTGCAACTGGCGCGCGACCAGTCCCGTCCCGGCGTGACCGACAACCAGATCTTCCTGCAATACATCATGAGCCTGGGCACGCACGCGGCCCACTCGTTCTAAGGAGTCGACATGAAACACAATCACAAACTGCTGTCCGCGCTGCTGCTGGGCGCCGCTTCGCTGTTCTCGGTGTCGGCCCACGCCGCCCTCAACGTGCTGGCCTGCGAGCCTGAATGGGAAGCGCTGACGAAGGAAATCGGCGGCGACAAGGTCAAGGTATCGAGCGCCACCAACGGCCTGCAGGATCCGCACCGTATCGAGGCGCGTCCCGGCCTGATCGCGCGCACCCGCAACGCCGACCTGCTCGTGTGCACCGGCCTGGAACTGGAAGTGGGCTGGCTGCCGGTGCTGGTGCAGCAATCGGGCAACGCCAAGATCGCCGCCGGCCAGCCGGGCCATTTCGAGGCCGGTTCGTTCGTGCCGCGCCTCGACGTGCCGAACAAGCTCGATCGCAGCGAGGGCGATGTGCATGCCGCCGGCAATCCGCACATCCAGCAAAATCCGCACAACATCGCGCTGGTCGCCGCCGCGCTGTCCAAGCGCCTGGCCGAACTCGATCCGGCCGACGCCGCGTACTTCCAGTCGCGCCAGGCCGATTTCTCGGCGCGCTGGAACGCCGCCATGCTCAAGTGGGAGAAGCAGGCTGCGCCGCTGCGCGGGATTGCCGTGGTCGAACACCACAAGAACATGGAATACCTGATGAACTGGCTGGGCATGCGCCAGGTCGGCACGCTCGAGGCCAAGCCGGGCGTCGAGCCGAGCGCGGCGCACCTGGGCGAATTGCTGGCCCAGTTGCAGCGCCAGCCGGCCAAGATGGTGATCCGCGCCGGCTACCAGGACGCGCGCGCCTCGCAGTGGCTGGCCGAGCACGCCAAGATTCCGGCGGTGCTGCTGCCGTTCACCGTTGGTGGCGACGCGAAGGCGACCGACCTGTTCAGCCTGTTCGACGTCACGGTCCAGCGCCTGGTGGAAGCGAATAAATGAACCTGGAATCCTTCGACCTGATGATCGTGCTGCCGGCCTTCCTGGCCGGCCTGCTGGTGCTCGCCACCCATATCCCGCTGGGCGCCCAGGTGCTCAAGCGCGGCATCGTGTTCATCGACCTGGCCATTGCCCAGATCGCCGCGCTCGGCGTGATCGTCGCCGGTTCGGGCGACCTCGACCCGCACGGCTGGGCGGTGCAGGTGGCGGCCGGCGTCGCCGCCGTGCTGGGCGCCTTGCTGCTGACCTGGACCGAGAAGCGCTGGCCGGAGGTGCAGGAAGCGCAGATCGGCGTGATGTTCATCCTGGCCGCCAGCGCCGGCCTGCTGCTGGTGGCGCACAACCCGCATGGCGGCGAGCATCTGCAGGACTTGCTCGCCGGCCAGATTCTGTGGGTCGGCTACGGCCAGTTGTTGATGCCGGCGCTGGGTGCCGCGATCATCCTGGCGATCCTGTACGTGTTCCACGCGCGCCTGGCGCGGCTGGGCTTTTACCTGGTGTTCGCGCTGGCGGTGACGGCATCGGTCCAGCTGGTCGGCGTCTACCTGGTGTTCGCCAGCCTGATCGTACCGAGTCTGGCGGTTCGCCACTATCCGGAAAATCGCAAGCTGGCGTTTGCCTACCTGACCGGCGTCGGCGGCTACGCCAGCGGGCTGATCCTGTCGGTGCTTCTGGACCTGCCGTCCGGCGCGCTGATCGTCTGGTGCCTGGCGCTGCTGGCCATGCTGATGTACGCCTTGGGACCGAAACCGGCGGATTCCGCCGCCTGATTGTTGCCAGCCGCACTTAAACCCCGCCGTGATCAATCACCGCGGGGTTTTTTCATGCGCCAGCACGGATGCACGATTGTGCGCAGTCAAACCCTCGCTTGTCCATACCATTAGACTTTTAGCAATAATTAGCAATCCGCTACCCGAAGTTGCAGCCAGGATATCCTGCCGAGGAGCGTCATGAACCGCCCGAATAACACGCGCGACAACTACGAAACCTATGTATGGTTCCGTCAGGCTGCCGAGCGCGGTGACGCCTATGCGCAATTCAACCTTGGCCTGATGTACAAGAAGGGCGATTGCATCGAGCGCGACTATACCGCCGCCTTCAAATGGCTGCGCCAGGCCGCCATGCAGGGGCTGGCGTTCGCCCAGAACCACCTCGGCGCTCTGTACTACAACGGCCGCGGCGTCGAAAAGAGCGATCCCGAGGCTGCTTACTGGTTCCGCAACGCCGCCGAGCAGGGCGACGCTTCGGCGCAGCAGAACCTGGGCCAGATGTACCGCAAGGGCCGCGGCCTCGAGCAGAACCACGAACTGGCGCTGGCCTGGTTTTACCGGGCCGCCGAGCAGGGTGTCTCCAGCGCCCAGAACCTGCTGGCCGAGTGTTATCTGTTCGGGCACGGCGCCACCGTCAACTATCCGCTGGCGATGGCCTGGTTTCGCAAGGCGGCCGTGCAGGGGCATGCGCAGGCGCAGCTGAACCTCGGCCTGATGTACAAGCGCGGCCTCGGCGTCGAGGCCAGCGACGCGCAGGCGCTGTGCTGGTTCCGCCAGGCCGCCGCGCAGGGCGCCGCCGTGGCCCAGCGCCACCTGGGCATCGCGTACGCCGATGCGCTGGGCGTGCGCGCCGACCCGCTGCGCGCGGTCGCCTGGCTGCAGCGCGCCGCCGACCAGAACGACCGCGAGGCCCAGTACCAGCTCGGCGTGTTTCTGTCGAGCGGGAAGGGCGTGGACCAGGACGAGATCCGCGCCCTGAACTGGTACCAGCGCGCGGCCGAGCAGGGACATCCGAACGCGCAATACAACCTTGGCAACATGTACGCGAACGGCCGCGGCGCCGCCCGCGACGAGCGGCGCGCGCTCGAATGGTACCGGCGCGCCGCTGACCAGGGAGCCGCCAATGCCCAGTTCAACCTGGGTGTCATTTTTGCCAACGGCCGCGGCGTGCCGCGCGACGACGTCCGGGCCGCCCACTGGTATCGCCTGGCCGCCGAGCAGGGCGACGCCAGCGCCCAGAACAACCTGGGCGTGATGTACGCCGGCGGCCACGGCGTGCCGCAGGACGATGCGCTGGCGGTCTACTGGTATCGCCAGGCGGCCGAACGCAACCACGCGCTGGCTCAGTTCAACCTGGGATCGATGTACGAAGCCGGGCGCGGCGTGGCCCGCGACATCGTGCACGCCTACATGTGGCTGCTGCTGGCGGCCGAGGGCGGCCACGAAACCGCAAGCGCCAACAAGAGCATCGTCGCGCGGCGCCTCTCGCCGGCCGAGATCGGCTCGGCGCTGGACCTTACCCGCCAGTGGCAGGTGAGCCACGCCGCGGCGTCGCAGGCGCTGGCGCAGCGCAACTGAGGACAACCGCACGTTGTTTTTCCGCAGTAACGGAAAATTCCATCGGGAATTTTTGCCGTAGCTCTACATT
This window of the Massilia sp. R2A-15 genome carries:
- a CDS encoding PolC-type DNA polymerase III; this translates as MSVFDRPIVMLDFETTGLSPAMGDRITEVAALRIVGGRVTERYVSLINCNARIPSFITSLTGISQEMVDNAPPVCRVVPELLDFIGSDTLSAHNASFDEKFLKAEAERLDLAPAHQALVCSLKLSRRLFPGLPSYKLGALSRQLGIQFRSAAHRAEADAEVSAELLNHIARHLGKSVGVPQVESALLVSVNKLAAAKVPAFLDKYAQAKKTTPAD
- a CDS encoding TonB-dependent receptor codes for the protein MLKTTVLGAALAAALASPLAASAADDKELAAIRAQIKEMKESYEARLQALEQRLQDAQAAAAQAQNAALAAQTPAPAPAPVAAAPAAPAAANAFNPNISLVLGGTYANLSQDPEKYRLQGFVPPVGEVGPGKRGFNLGESELTFAANIDPMFSGQLTFALSGEDTVGVEEAFVQTRAIANGINLKAGRFLSSIGYLNSQHAHTWDFVDAPLAYQAFLGGQYKPDGLQAKWLAPTDTLVEIGAELGNGGSFPGNARNKNGAGAGALYAHVGDDIGDSASWRAGLSLLRTGAANREFDNMGEAAAFSGSSRMVVADAIYKWAPNGNPTQRNLKLQGEYFRRKESGELAAASAVSGYDSTQSGWYLQGVFQFIPNWRAGLRYDRLDSGTPAPGTAASFPLLSAYSPKRTSAMVDYSPSEFSRLRLQLARDQSRPGVTDNQIFLQYIMSLGTHAAHSF
- a CDS encoding metal ABC transporter solute-binding protein, Zn/Mn family: MKHNHKLLSALLLGAASLFSVSAHAALNVLACEPEWEALTKEIGGDKVKVSSATNGLQDPHRIEARPGLIARTRNADLLVCTGLELEVGWLPVLVQQSGNAKIAAGQPGHFEAGSFVPRLDVPNKLDRSEGDVHAAGNPHIQQNPHNIALVAAALSKRLAELDPADAAYFQSRQADFSARWNAAMLKWEKQAAPLRGIAVVEHHKNMEYLMNWLGMRQVGTLEAKPGVEPSAAHLGELLAQLQRQPAKMVIRAGYQDARASQWLAEHAKIPAVLLPFTVGGDAKATDLFSLFDVTVQRLVEANK
- a CDS encoding metal ABC transporter permease — protein: MNLESFDLMIVLPAFLAGLLVLATHIPLGAQVLKRGIVFIDLAIAQIAALGVIVAGSGDLDPHGWAVQVAAGVAAVLGALLLTWTEKRWPEVQEAQIGVMFILAASAGLLLVAHNPHGGEHLQDLLAGQILWVGYGQLLMPALGAAIILAILYVFHARLARLGFYLVFALAVTASVQLVGVYLVFASLIVPSLAVRHYPENRKLAFAYLTGVGGYASGLILSVLLDLPSGALIVWCLALLAMLMYALGPKPADSAA